A single genomic interval of Aedes aegypti strain LVP_AGWG chromosome 1, AaegL5.0 Primary Assembly, whole genome shotgun sequence harbors:
- the LOC110674278 gene encoding paired box protein Pax-6-like, with protein MTIGLSEVKVEPLRVWFSNRRAKWRREEKLRSQKRLINQVGSNGSQSGMASTICSPSATKIYNSEYDNPYAAAAAAAQPTSDCYSSISNSVGLMSGQPPRDNYQYLLSDSLHSLSMPYSFHHRLPCSSPSSVQPMDLNTHSAASAAAAAAAASAYSQSISMTDLSQMTPSSAAAAAAAGLPPPPRHLPIITSSITPNPGSASQEIESAGPGAGGGHYITRLE; from the exons ATGACCATTGGTTTGTCGGAGGTGAAGGTGGAACCCCTCAGA GTTTGGTTTTCTAACAGGCGTGCCAAGTGGCGCCGGGAGGAGAAACTACGCTCCCAGAAGCGTTTGATCAATCAAGTGGGCTCTAATGGGTCCCAGTCGGGAATGGCCTCAACAATCTGCTCGCCATCGGCAACGAAGATCTACAACTCGGAGTACGATAACCCGTATGCGGCCGCCGCCGCTGCAGCGCAGCCTACTTCGGATTGCTACAGCTCAATATCGAATTCCGTTGGTCTGATGTCAGGTCAACCGCCACGTGACAACTACCAATACCTTCTATCCGATTCCCTGCACTCCCTGAGCATGCCTTATTCCTTTCACCACCGTTTGCCGTGCAGTTCGCCGTCCAGCGTTCAACCGATGGATCTGAACACTCATTCGGCCGCTTCGGCGGCTGCTGCAGCTGCTGCGGCGTCTGCCTACAGCCAATCGATAAGCATGACGGACCTTTCGCAGATGACTCCGTCGAGTGCGGCGGCGGCGGCTGCAGCAGGACTTCCGCCGCCGCCGCGACATCTACCCATTATTACCAGCTCAATCACCCCGAATCCGGGCTCGGCAAGTCAGGAGATTGAATCCGCCGGTCCCGGAGCGGGTGGAGGCCACTACATTACGCGGCTTGAATAG